The DNA window AGGGACGCCGGTCCGATCCGGCCGATGCGTCCCAGGCCGCGACGTGCCGCGGCGGGCCGCGAACCGGTGCAGCCATCATCACCACATGCGCGACAAACCGTGGATACGGTCTAAGGTGGCGACGTGGCCAGCCCGAGCGCTGAACGGCTCCCCGAAACCCGTCGATCGTTCGACGGGACCGCGACGCGTGGCCGCCACTGCTACCACGGATTTCAGGCCGAGGTTGCGGCCGGCCGGTGCGAGCACCTGACGGTGATCGGGTGAGCGGGCCACTGCGGGACATCCTGTGCCCGGCGCGTCTGACACACATCGTGGATGTCGGGGCGAGCCGGAGCTGCGGCGACTGGCCCTACACGCCGATGCTCGAAGCGGGTTTGTGTCATGTGACAGGCTTCGAGCCGGCGCGCGAGGCGTTGCTCGCCCTGCAAAAAGCGTGTGGGCCCAACGAGTCCTACCTTCCTTACGCTCTGGGTGACGGCACCACGCAGACCCTGAAGGTTTGTCCGGCTCCGGGCGGGATGACCAGCTTGCTCGAACCCGATCTGACAGCGCAAGGACTTTTCACCCTCTTCGATCCGTTCGGCGTGGTGGTCGATCGCGTCCCGGTCGACACGCACCGGCTTGACGACATCGATGAAATCGAGCATCTCGATCTGCTGAAGATCGACATCCAGGGAAGCGAGCTTTCCGTCTTCGAAAACGGCCGGAACAAGCTGGCCGGGGCGGTGGCAATTCAGACCGAGGTGTCGTTCATCACGTTGTATCAAAACCAGCCCTCATTCGGCGAGGTCGATGTGGAGTTGCGGCGTCAGGGGTTCCTACCGCACTGCATTGCCGGGGACGTGAAGAAATGGATGATCGGCGACTTCGCTGTCGGCGGAAATCCCGAGCGGGCGCTGAATCAGATCCTGGAAGCCGATATCGTCTATGTGCGCGATTTCTTCCGTCCAGACGGGATCTCCGACGAGCAATTGAAGCATTTGGCGCTGATAGGGCACCACTGCTACGGGTCCTACGACTTGGCATTTCGCTGTCTGCAATTGCTGGAGGAACGAAACGCGGTGCCGGCACGCGGCGCGCAACGTTATCTGAAAAGCTGCAAGAGTTCCTTACGGGGCAAAAGAGCGCGCTGGTGGGCGGAGTACAACGTGGCACGCCTGAAACAGCGCGGACAAAAATGGGTGAGGTCGGCGGCGCCGAGTTAGCAAACCGGCGGGAGTGGCGCCCCGGCAGTTGATGCCGCGCAGCTGTCTACGGTCGCCACGATCGGGCCGCCGGGTGCACCGGGAACGCTACAGTGACCTGGTGCTCAGCCTCGAGACGATGGTCGCCGAGGGCCTCTTCATCTGCCCACGCTGCGCCGGCCCGGTGCGCCCCGCCGATGGATCATGGCGTTGCTCGAACGCGTCCTGCCGATACGCCGAGGAGCCCTTTCCCGTGGTTTCGGGCGTACCGGC is part of the Mycobacterium sp. HUMS_12744610 genome and encodes:
- a CDS encoding FkbM family methyltransferase — protein: MSGPLRDILCPARLTHIVDVGASRSCGDWPYTPMLEAGLCHVTGFEPAREALLALQKACGPNESYLPYALGDGTTQTLKVCPAPGGMTSLLEPDLTAQGLFTLFDPFGVVVDRVPVDTHRLDDIDEIEHLDLLKIDIQGSELSVFENGRNKLAGAVAIQTEVSFITLYQNQPSFGEVDVELRRQGFLPHCIAGDVKKWMIGDFAVGGNPERALNQILEADIVYVRDFFRPDGISDEQLKHLALIGHHCYGSYDLAFRCLQLLEERNAVPARGAQRYLKSCKSSLRGKRARWWAEYNVARLKQRGQKWVRSAAPS